The following DNA comes from Phytohabitans rumicis.
GATTCCTCGCCCTTGTGGCGGGCCACCTTGATCATGTCGCGGCGACGCTCTTCGGTCATCTGCGGCAGCAGGATCCGGAGCTGGTTGCCCTCGTTGTTGGGGTTGACACCGAGGTCGGAGTCGCGGATCGCCTTTTCCATCGCCTTGAGCTGCGAAGCGTCGTACGGCTTGATGATCGCCATCCGTGGCTCGGGGGTGCCCACGGAGGCCATCTGGGTCAGGGGGTGGGGCTGCCGTAGTAGTCAATGATGATCTTGGAGAACATCGCCGCGTTGGCTCGCCCGGTGCGGATCGCGGCGAACTCCTCCTTGGCGTGCTCGATCGCCCGATCCATTCGTTCCTCGGCATCGAGGAGGGTGTCGTCGATCACCTGCCCCGTCGCCTCCCTTCTAGCTCACTCTGCTCTAGTTGGCAGTGATCAAGGTGCCGATGCGCTCGCCGCCCACGGCCTTGACGATCGTGTCCTCGCCCTCGGCGCCGAAGACCAGCATCGGAAGCCCGTTGTCCCGGCACAGGCTGAACGCGGCGGCGTCGGCCACCCGCAGACCCCGGCGCAGCGTCTCGTCGAACGTGATGGTGTCGAGCTTGACCGCGGTCGGGTCGGTACGGGGGTCGGCCGTGTAGACGCCGTCCACGCCGTTCTTGCTCATCAGCACCACGTCGGCGCGGATCTCCAGGGCCCGCTGAGCGGCGACGGTGTCGGTCGAGAAGTACGGCATGCCGGCGCCGGCCCCGAAGATCACTACCCGGCCCTTTTCCAGGTGCCGGATCGCGCGCAGCGGGATGTACGGCTCGGCGACCTGAGCCATGTGGATCGCGGTCTGCACGCGCGTCGGGATGCCCTCCTTCTCTAGGAAGTCCTGCAGCGCGAGGCAGTTCATCACGGTGCCCAGCATGCCCATGTAGTCCGCGCGGGCCCGGTCCATGCCGCGCTTCTGCAGCTCGGCGCCGCGGAAGAAGTTGCCCCCGCCGACCACCACGGAGACCTGGATGTCGCGGCGTACCACGGTCGCGATCTGCCG
Coding sequences within:
- the pyrH gene encoding UMP kinase; translated protein: MDDPTAPPPGRARRVVLKLSGEVFGGGEVGVDPDVVQAVARQIATVVRRDIQVSVVVGGGNFFRGAELQKRGMDRARADYMGMLGTVMNCLALQDFLEKEGIPTRVQTAIHMAQVAEPYIPLRAIRHLEKGRVVIFGAGAGMPYFSTDTVAAQRALEIRADVVLMSKNGVDGVYTADPRTDPTAVKLDTITFDETLRRGLRVADAAAFSLCRDNGLPMLVFGAEGEDTIVKAVGGERIGTLITAN